The DNA sequence AAGCTATGGTTTTTCCTGTCCCTGCGGTAACAACAGAGGCATTGTTGTCAATAGTAGTGGGTAAGAAAAATTTATCTGTATTACCTATTTGCGCTCCTGTCCCTTGCAATTGAATAGCACCTGGATTTTTAACTACCAATCCAAGTGGAACATTTACTGTTAATAGCGTTTCTTTTTGAGGATCTTTAGCGCCAAAAATGCCATCAGCAAATTTAACACTATCCGCCGTGGTCAACAAGACTGATCCTCTAATATCTAAGCGTGCATTTTGACCTAAGAAAACTCCATTTGGGTTAAGTAAAATAAAGTTAGCTGTACCATTGGCTCGGATCAGACCATCAATATTAGAAACTGAACCACCCGTTATTCGACTAATTATATTCTGAATACTTGAAGCATTGTTAAAATAAACTTCACTTCCTGATGGTATAGAAAATTCTTTGAAACTATGAAATAGGTTGCTGCCTTGTCTGGTTCCCCCAGTAATAACATTTACATTACCATTTGGCATCACCACAGAGTTAATCGGCAATGTAGAATCTCGAACAATCTGTGCAAAAACCGATGGACATGGGACTAGCAAACATAATACAGATATACTCTGGGGTAAAGAAATCATCCAATTTTTAAACACATCAACCCCTTGATTGTTATTTTTTTATTGATTGAACTCTATAAATTCTGCTTTACTAAAAGTAGAATTCTCATAGTATCTACTACCTCGTAGCCTTAACGTTGGTTCTACTAACCAATCTACAGTTAAATGAAAATCAACTTTAGCTTCTAAAGAAGAAGGACTAGTAATAGAAATCCCTTCTGGAGAGTACAAAATTATGTTATTTTCATTACTTATATTTTCTAAAGGCTCCCATTTGATTTCTGATTTATTAAAAACTCTCAAATCAGAAGATATTCCTTTTAACTGTCCCACCCAATTCTCCCAGCTATTATTGTTTTTATCAAACTTTGGGAGAAAAGACTTTTCTGGAGAATAACTATCTAGGTATTCATGGATAATAAAAATGTGTTCCAAGGTCTTATTTTTGTAAACACTACCAGCAGTTGCACGTCTATTTTGATGCCTAAAACCAATTTCAAATCTAAAATTAGTAAAATTTCCATTCTCTCCAGAACACCAAGAAAAACTATTTTCTATATATAGAGCTTTTGTAATAGGTTTCTTTTTGACTCCAAATGTTATAGTTTCACTTTTTTCATCTTCATAAATGTGATGGTTTTTTTGAACATATTCATTGCCATCACTACTAGCCTCAAAAGTTCTAATACACTTAAATGATTCTATGATTTCACCTTCAGGAGAATATCTAGTTACAATTCCATGCCAATCATGCACATGATATTTGAAAAAGGTA is a window from the Nostoc sp. KVJ3 genome containing:
- a CDS encoding DUF3598 family protein; its protein translation is MSQQEHQIQNWNTFFKYHVHDWHGIVTRYSPEGEIIESFKCIRTFEASSDGNEYVQKNHHIYEDEKSETITFGVKKKPITKALYIENSFSWCSGENGNFTNFRFEIGFRHQNRRATAGSVYKNKTLEHIFIIHEYLDSYSPEKSFLPKFDKNNNSWENWVGQLKGISSDLRVFNKSEIKWEPLENISNENNIILYSPEGISITSPSSLEAKVDFHLTVDWLVEPTLRLRGSRYYENSTFSKAEFIEFNQ